A single Microbacterium protaetiae DNA region contains:
- a CDS encoding DUF1788 domain-containing protein: protein MPLHSRATLAQQEEHLFTVLSSERFLKMEGLGNEVAHFIYDYDPGWALDVARAKKRIKTKLDTELGIKVLEINLYDLCVDLLKRRGVWERVLAAEPTMDKPDFLKMLQNMLDPQLHLAPAIKERIAEEPFQILFLTGVGEVFPFVRSHTVLNNLQTVVSNKPMLMFFPGRYEVSATQGSSLVLFGQLKDDSFYRAKRILDQEA from the coding sequence ATGCCTCTGCACTCGCGGGCCACGCTGGCACAGCAAGAGGAGCACCTGTTCACGGTGCTCAGCAGTGAGCGCTTCCTGAAGATGGAGGGCCTCGGCAACGAGGTCGCTCACTTCATCTACGACTACGACCCGGGGTGGGCGCTCGACGTCGCCCGGGCCAAGAAGCGCATCAAGACGAAGCTCGACACCGAGCTGGGCATCAAAGTCCTCGAGATCAACCTCTACGATCTGTGCGTCGACCTGCTCAAGCGCCGCGGTGTCTGGGAGCGCGTCCTCGCCGCGGAGCCGACGATGGACAAACCCGACTTCCTCAAGATGCTCCAGAACATGCTCGACCCTCAGCTGCATCTCGCCCCGGCCATCAAGGAGCGCATTGCGGAAGAGCCGTTCCAGATCCTCTTCCTCACCGGTGTGGGTGAGGTTTTCCCGTTCGTCCGCTCGCACACGGTGCTGAACAACCTGCAGACGGTCGTCTCGAACAAGCCCATGCTGATGTTCTTCCCCGGTCGGTACGAAGTATCGGCCACCCAGGGCTCATCCCTGGTTCTGTTCGGCCAGCTCAAAGACGACTCCTTCTACCGCGCCAAGCGCATCCTCGACCAGGAAGCATGA
- the brxC gene encoding BREX system P-loop protein BrxC produces the protein MKLNEIFLKDVTRSIEGVVKADDADHLGIEVEEYVFTNDAAKGVAPLLVEYTNYTNANGVWVSGFFGSGKSHLLKMLAHLLGDVEGQSFSRERVSESFLGKTDDDAMLVASLKKAAAIPAKSLLFNIDQKATLIAKDQTDALLKVFVKVFDESRGYFGNDGAVARFEEDLDKRGQYDAFKAAFAAHAGIDWSQGREQTALEGHNIDKAFAEVNGEANPGIIAQYQKSYALSIEDFATSVKAWLDRQEPGFRLNFFVDEVGQFIADDVKLMLNLQTIAESLNTKCKGQSWVFVTSQEDMDKVVGDRTKQQGNDFSKIQARFRVKVKLTSQDVEEVISKRLLEKNDAGAAALVSIHSQEAANFPTIFNFVDGAKTYRNYVDEAHFINMYPFVTYQIPMFQAAIETLSDRNMFEGKNSSVGERSMLGVVQEVAKRIGAEQVGYLATFDQMFAGISAALKSSAQSAILQAEKHLPDPASDITILANRLLKALFLVKYVDTFKATPRNLTVLVYDRFGLDLTGLGAQVQEALNLLESQSYVQRNGNLYLYLTNEEQEIEKEIKAFDIDSSDVSSKLFRYLSSDVLKTNKIKYAKNGQDFSFGYKLDDVVQGNQRELTIHFITPETSYSDSEILAQSMGRDELRVFLGRDKRLLADLRLLLKTEKYIKQRTNSGATPSMQRILQSKQSLNADREKEFIERLRQAVGKAQLIINAAEIPSGAQDAVTRVSDGFQELISRTYTNLGLLGGKVYSERDVAGAVRNDPALFSSSSLSMLASPATEMESWIITQKTVGEQLTIKKIVDRFEAKPYGWDLGSIEVVLGWLVGNGRVVLSVSSNPVVRTETIDLIRNTGKHPYVVVAPQKTYDPAKVAAFKRFCTEFFDEGAVPSDSAELARFGKDRLASRREELNTLVNTSRYPFVGQLKSAVALLDEVVGKPVNWYLSDFDTADELLEVKEDLIDPIRSFLNGQQAKIFDEAQALLNANVGNLNYLPAGCADVVMGLLVDANAFRSNKMNQLKVAADALRGRIDEVVADKRGSVTEAIQGRKAEILESAYYARATAEAQEGVARRIDLILARIAGEGQIALILQTGSTFEQDEYPELLNRLVESPPPGPVTPVVVPKPMVSVKTITVPGASGVLESEDDVDAYLAKYRAALVATLDAGKRITL, from the coding sequence ATGAAACTCAATGAGATCTTCCTCAAAGATGTCACCCGCTCCATCGAGGGTGTCGTCAAGGCCGACGACGCCGACCACCTGGGCATCGAGGTCGAAGAATACGTCTTCACGAACGACGCCGCGAAGGGCGTCGCGCCGCTGCTGGTGGAGTACACCAACTACACGAACGCCAACGGCGTGTGGGTCTCGGGCTTCTTCGGTTCCGGAAAGTCGCACCTGCTCAAGATGCTGGCGCATCTGCTCGGTGACGTCGAGGGTCAGTCGTTCTCACGGGAACGGGTGAGTGAGAGCTTTCTCGGTAAGACTGACGACGATGCGATGCTCGTTGCTTCACTGAAGAAGGCCGCTGCTATCCCGGCGAAGAGCCTGCTTTTCAACATCGACCAGAAGGCAACCCTGATCGCCAAGGACCAGACCGACGCTCTGCTTAAGGTCTTCGTCAAGGTCTTCGACGAGAGCCGCGGCTACTTCGGCAACGATGGCGCCGTCGCCCGCTTCGAGGAGGACCTCGACAAGCGCGGCCAGTATGACGCGTTCAAGGCGGCATTCGCCGCACATGCCGGAATCGACTGGTCACAGGGGCGCGAGCAGACGGCGCTTGAGGGCCACAACATCGACAAGGCGTTCGCCGAGGTCAACGGCGAGGCGAACCCGGGGATCATCGCGCAATATCAGAAGTCCTACGCGCTCTCGATCGAAGACTTCGCCACGTCGGTGAAGGCGTGGCTGGACAGGCAGGAGCCGGGGTTCCGGCTCAACTTCTTCGTCGATGAGGTCGGGCAGTTCATCGCCGACGACGTGAAGCTCATGCTCAACCTGCAGACGATCGCCGAGTCCCTCAACACGAAGTGCAAGGGACAGTCGTGGGTCTTCGTCACTTCTCAGGAGGATATGGACAAGGTCGTCGGCGATCGCACGAAGCAGCAGGGCAACGACTTCTCCAAGATCCAGGCTCGGTTCCGCGTCAAGGTGAAGCTCACCAGTCAGGACGTCGAAGAAGTCATCAGCAAAAGACTGCTGGAGAAGAACGATGCGGGCGCTGCCGCCCTCGTATCGATCCACTCTCAGGAGGCAGCGAACTTCCCGACCATCTTCAACTTCGTCGACGGCGCGAAGACCTACCGCAACTATGTCGATGAGGCGCACTTCATCAACATGTACCCGTTCGTCACGTACCAGATCCCGATGTTCCAGGCTGCGATCGAGACGCTGTCCGATCGCAACATGTTCGAGGGCAAGAACAGCTCTGTCGGCGAGCGTTCGATGCTCGGTGTCGTACAGGAGGTCGCCAAGCGCATCGGAGCCGAACAGGTTGGCTATCTCGCGACCTTCGACCAGATGTTCGCGGGCATCAGTGCCGCGCTGAAGTCGTCGGCCCAGAGCGCGATCCTCCAGGCCGAGAAACACCTGCCCGACCCAGCATCGGACATCACGATCCTCGCCAACCGGCTGCTTAAGGCGCTGTTCCTGGTCAAATACGTCGACACCTTCAAAGCCACTCCGCGCAACCTCACCGTGCTCGTCTACGACCGCTTCGGGCTCGACCTCACCGGACTTGGTGCGCAGGTGCAGGAGGCCCTCAACCTGCTGGAATCCCAGTCGTATGTCCAGCGGAACGGCAATCTCTACCTGTATCTCACCAATGAGGAACAGGAGATCGAGAAGGAGATCAAGGCGTTCGACATCGACTCGAGCGATGTCTCGAGCAAGCTCTTCCGCTATCTCTCGTCCGACGTGCTCAAGACCAACAAGATCAAGTATGCGAAGAACGGGCAGGACTTCTCGTTCGGTTACAAGCTCGACGATGTCGTGCAGGGAAACCAGCGTGAACTGACCATCCACTTCATCACGCCCGAGACGAGCTACAGTGACTCTGAGATCTTGGCGCAGAGCATGGGCCGGGATGAGTTGCGGGTCTTCCTCGGCCGCGACAAGCGACTGCTTGCAGACTTGCGCCTGCTCCTGAAGACCGAGAAGTACATCAAGCAGCGCACCAATTCCGGTGCGACGCCGTCGATGCAACGAATCCTGCAGTCCAAGCAGTCGCTCAATGCCGATCGGGAGAAGGAGTTCATCGAGCGACTACGCCAGGCCGTCGGCAAGGCGCAGCTGATCATCAACGCTGCGGAGATTCCCTCCGGTGCACAGGATGCTGTGACCCGGGTCTCAGATGGATTCCAGGAACTCATCAGCCGGACCTACACGAACCTCGGATTGCTCGGCGGGAAGGTGTATTCCGAACGCGACGTCGCCGGTGCGGTTCGCAACGACCCGGCGCTGTTCAGTTCCTCAAGCCTGAGCATGCTCGCCTCTCCCGCGACGGAGATGGAGTCGTGGATCATCACGCAGAAGACTGTCGGCGAGCAGTTGACGATCAAGAAGATCGTCGATCGCTTCGAGGCTAAGCCATACGGGTGGGATCTCGGGTCCATCGAAGTCGTGCTGGGATGGCTCGTCGGCAATGGCAGGGTGGTGCTGAGCGTCAGCTCGAATCCAGTTGTCCGCACGGAGACGATCGACCTCATCCGGAACACGGGGAAGCACCCGTATGTCGTCGTCGCGCCGCAGAAGACTTATGATCCGGCGAAGGTCGCCGCCTTCAAGAGGTTCTGCACAGAGTTCTTCGATGAGGGCGCCGTTCCGAGCGACTCCGCCGAGCTCGCCCGGTTCGGCAAGGACCGGCTCGCGTCGAGGCGTGAGGAGCTCAACACCCTCGTGAACACCAGCCGGTATCCGTTCGTCGGTCAACTCAAGAGTGCTGTCGCTTTGCTTGACGAGGTCGTCGGTAAGCCGGTCAACTGGTATCTCAGCGATTTCGACACTGCTGACGAGCTGCTGGAGGTGAAGGAGGATCTGATCGACCCGATCCGGTCCTTCCTCAATGGCCAGCAGGCGAAGATCTTCGACGAGGCGCAGGCTCTCCTGAACGCCAATGTGGGGAACCTCAACTATCTTCCTGCCGGCTGCGCCGATGTCGTCATGGGGCTGCTCGTGGACGCCAATGCGTTCCGCAGCAACAAGATGAATCAGCTCAAGGTCGCGGCTGACGCTCTGCGTGGGCGTATCGACGAGGTCGTCGCCGACAAGCGCGGCAGTGTCACTGAAGCGATTCAGGGACGTAAAGCGGAGATCCTCGAGAGCGCCTACTATGCGAGGGCCACTGCTGAGGCGCAGGAGGGTGTTGCCCGACGAATCGATCTGATCCTTGCGAGGATCGCAGGCGAGGGGCAGATCGCCCTCATTCTCCAGACGGGATCGACATTCGAGCAGGATGAGTATCCGGAACTTCTCAACAGGTTGGTTGAGTCGCCGCCGCCTGGCCCAGTCACTCCAGTCGTCGTGCCGAAGCCGATGGTGTCGGTCAAGACGATCACCGTACCCGGTGCATCGGGCGTCCTTGAGTCCGAGGACGACGTCGATGCCTACCTTGCCAAGTATCGCGCCGCACTCGTGGCAACCCTCGACGCAGGAAAGCGAATCACGCTCTGA
- the pglX gene encoding BREX-1 system adenine-specific DNA-methyltransferase PglX, producing the protein MDTAPLKSFATSARTELIREVGARITAVLAPGSPERVEQPRAVNALEQAIAAAGGGVEGKAHVIDKVAYTWFNRIVGLRFMDANGYTGIGIVSPAADQVGQPEVLAAAKRGQVDGDVVKGATAATVTGLLNGTRVSRPGVDAQAEAYALLLADYCRYWNRAMPFLFEREGDYTELLIPANLLAEDSVLSRSVTVLTEDVCRDVEVIGWLYQFYISERKDEVFAGFKKNKKAGADEIPAATQLFTPHWIVRYLVENSLGRLWMLNHPESRLVDRMDYYIAPVDEEADFLKITAPEELTVIDPACGSGHMLTYAFDLLYAIYEEEGYTPSQIPGLILANNIFGTEIDLRAGSLAAFALTMKATAKRKLFLKNPIAPNICVLEPISFNAEELRYLVTDDGDRHAEEAFWNEFAHADTFGALIQPDAALTVRLGEHLATLEAGGDIFRADTLRWAQRVVEQATYLASSYGVVVANPPYMGSKQMNALLSQFMKDEYLEVKQDLYGAFVLRGIELTDRHGLLAIVIGDTWMSIKSFEALRLRLLDGHAFDSFVHMRDVSNHPDIFGANAAFVLSMSGKRSRHAPFIRLTPLGQERKEENLRVALAERTRESGFHRASGEDFAAIPGSPIVYWLSEKMRAIFTAGDLLGSVASLAVGLQTGDNNRFLRQWWEVSRARSAFGCTSREEAAASGARWYPYNKGGEFRKWYGNQEYVVNWENDGAEIRAFGTEDGRRPRSRAQNTESYFSPSVSWSDISSGEAAFRRFPAGFIHDVKGMSAFGDASLLDGVAVLMNSSFTRAILRAIAPTVNFQIGDVGRVPVDHLAELPSNAASLVATAQMDWDDSETSWEFARNPLVELSECGKGHAWCLRDPYVS; encoded by the coding sequence ATGGATACCGCTCCGCTCAAGTCCTTCGCCACGTCGGCGCGCACGGAACTCATCCGCGAGGTGGGCGCGCGCATCACAGCGGTACTCGCGCCGGGGTCGCCCGAGCGCGTCGAACAGCCACGTGCCGTCAACGCACTGGAGCAGGCCATCGCCGCCGCCGGCGGAGGCGTCGAGGGCAAGGCACATGTGATCGACAAGGTCGCCTACACGTGGTTCAACCGCATCGTCGGCCTGCGCTTCATGGATGCCAACGGCTACACCGGCATCGGCATCGTCTCGCCTGCAGCCGATCAGGTCGGCCAGCCCGAAGTCCTCGCAGCCGCTAAGCGCGGGCAGGTCGACGGCGACGTGGTCAAGGGTGCTACCGCGGCGACCGTCACGGGTCTGCTCAATGGCACGCGTGTGTCGCGTCCGGGCGTCGATGCTCAAGCCGAGGCGTACGCGCTCCTCCTGGCGGACTACTGCCGCTACTGGAATCGCGCCATGCCCTTCCTGTTCGAGCGTGAGGGTGACTACACCGAGCTGCTGATCCCCGCCAATCTGCTCGCCGAGGACTCTGTACTGAGCCGTTCTGTCACGGTGCTCACCGAGGATGTGTGCCGGGACGTCGAGGTCATCGGCTGGCTCTACCAGTTCTACATCTCGGAGCGGAAGGACGAGGTCTTCGCAGGGTTCAAGAAGAACAAGAAGGCGGGTGCCGATGAGATCCCCGCCGCCACTCAGCTCTTCACTCCGCACTGGATCGTCCGGTACCTGGTGGAAAACTCGCTCGGACGGCTGTGGATGCTCAACCATCCCGAGTCCCGTCTCGTCGACCGGATGGACTACTACATCGCGCCCGTCGATGAAGAGGCGGACTTCCTCAAGATCACCGCACCCGAAGAACTCACAGTGATCGACCCGGCCTGCGGATCGGGGCACATGCTGACCTACGCCTTCGATCTGCTCTATGCGATCTACGAAGAGGAGGGGTACACGCCCTCGCAGATTCCGGGTCTGATCCTTGCGAACAACATCTTCGGCACCGAGATCGACCTCCGTGCGGGGTCGCTGGCCGCATTCGCTCTGACGATGAAAGCCACCGCGAAGCGCAAGCTCTTCCTGAAGAACCCAATCGCGCCGAACATCTGCGTATTGGAGCCGATCTCGTTCAATGCCGAGGAGCTGCGCTATCTCGTCACGGACGACGGCGACCGGCACGCGGAGGAGGCGTTCTGGAACGAGTTCGCCCACGCTGACACGTTTGGTGCGCTCATCCAGCCTGACGCGGCGCTGACCGTGCGGCTTGGCGAACACCTCGCAACCCTTGAAGCCGGGGGCGACATCTTCCGGGCTGACACACTCCGCTGGGCCCAGCGCGTCGTCGAGCAAGCCACGTACCTTGCGAGCAGCTATGGGGTGGTGGTTGCGAACCCGCCCTACATGGGCAGCAAGCAGATGAATGCTCTGCTTTCACAGTTCATGAAGGACGAGTACCTGGAGGTAAAGCAGGATCTCTACGGGGCCTTCGTGCTCCGCGGCATCGAACTCACCGACCGACACGGGCTGCTCGCCATCGTCATTGGTGACACTTGGATGTCCATCAAGTCATTCGAGGCCTTGCGGCTCCGTCTGCTGGACGGCCACGCCTTTGACTCGTTCGTCCACATGCGCGACGTGTCCAACCACCCAGATATCTTCGGCGCCAACGCCGCCTTCGTGCTGTCGATGTCTGGCAAACGCAGCAGACACGCACCGTTCATCCGACTGACGCCCCTCGGGCAGGAACGTAAGGAAGAAAATCTTCGTGTCGCTCTGGCGGAGCGAACCAGAGAATCGGGCTTCCATCGGGCATCCGGCGAAGACTTCGCCGCGATCCCCGGCTCGCCGATCGTTTACTGGCTCAGTGAAAAGATGCGCGCCATCTTCACTGCTGGTGATCTACTCGGATCGGTAGCCTCCCTGGCCGTCGGCTTGCAGACGGGGGACAACAACCGGTTTCTGCGTCAGTGGTGGGAAGTCTCTCGCGCGCGCTCCGCCTTCGGTTGCACGTCACGTGAAGAGGCCGCCGCCAGCGGCGCCCGCTGGTACCCGTACAACAAGGGCGGCGAGTTCCGGAAGTGGTACGGGAACCAGGAGTACGTCGTCAACTGGGAGAACGACGGTGCGGAGATCCGAGCATTCGGAACTGAGGATGGCAGGCGCCCGAGGTCGAGGGCACAGAACACCGAGTCATACTTTTCACCGTCAGTGTCGTGGTCGGACATTTCGTCTGGGGAAGCGGCGTTTCGTCGCTTCCCGGCCGGGTTCATCCATGACGTCAAGGGGATGTCCGCGTTCGGTGACGCCAGCCTTCTGGACGGCGTAGCTGTCCTGATGAACTCCAGCTTTACTCGCGCCATCCTCAGAGCCATCGCACCAACCGTGAACTTCCAGATCGGTGACGTGGGAAGGGTCCCGGTTGACCATCTTGCGGAGCTTCCATCGAATGCCGCGAGTCTAGTAGCAACGGCGCAGATGGATTGGGACGACTCCGAGACCTCGTGGGAGTTCGCTCGGAACCCACTCGTCGAACTATCGGAATGCGGAAAGGGCCACGCTTGGTGTCTCCGAGATCCGTATGTCAGCTGA
- a CDS encoding tyrosine-type recombinase/integrase: protein MAAIEAGWTAQGTRHRLTLKARTQSEVLARLSAAQRRIATEGPAGACASVTMKRWVDEWLAQRQHIVRPGTFVSDRSAVRRWIVPAIGHLRLDSLTPSDIRRVAASQEGAGLALATMQRTHAVLGKILADAVADGYQVAQRARETASPGLGPSLRQSLGVADAMKILAVAADRPDASRWVAALVEGLRPAEALGLTWDMVDLDGATMTLAWQLKSLPYVEHRNPRSGFRVPRGFESRNLQGAYHLVRPKTRAGSRVVPLVPWLVDALTVWRGHAVSPYGLVWPRDDGSPRSAEFDRRQWYEIAEQAKVLVTLPDGRTRLPLLYEARHTAATLLLANGIDETTIKAILGHSSVLSTQSYLHTDKTRTRAALATSARTLGLGG, encoded by the coding sequence GTGGCGGCCATCGAGGCAGGCTGGACCGCTCAGGGAACCAGGCATCGGCTCACGCTCAAGGCTCGGACTCAGTCGGAAGTTCTTGCCCGGCTGTCTGCGGCGCAACGACGCATCGCGACGGAGGGCCCGGCGGGGGCATGCGCCAGCGTCACGATGAAGCGCTGGGTTGACGAGTGGCTCGCCCAGCGCCAGCACATCGTGCGCCCGGGCACGTTCGTCTCGGACCGCTCGGCCGTCCGTCGGTGGATAGTCCCGGCAATCGGGCACCTGCGTCTCGATTCCTTGACGCCGTCCGACATCCGTAGAGTCGCCGCGTCGCAAGAAGGAGCCGGGCTCGCACTCGCGACGATGCAGCGTACTCACGCGGTGTTGGGGAAGATCCTCGCGGACGCGGTCGCCGATGGATATCAGGTCGCCCAACGCGCGCGGGAGACGGCCAGTCCGGGACTGGGCCCTTCGCTGAGGCAGTCGCTCGGCGTGGCTGATGCGATGAAGATCCTCGCGGTTGCCGCCGACCGACCCGATGCCTCGCGGTGGGTGGCAGCGCTCGTCGAGGGCCTCCGCCCGGCCGAGGCGCTCGGCCTGACTTGGGACATGGTCGACCTCGACGGTGCAACCATGACGCTCGCCTGGCAGCTCAAGTCGCTCCCTTATGTCGAACACCGGAATCCCCGCAGCGGCTTCCGCGTCCCGCGCGGCTTCGAATCCCGCAACCTGCAGGGCGCTTACCACCTGGTACGGCCGAAGACCCGGGCTGGCAGCCGCGTCGTCCCACTCGTGCCGTGGCTCGTCGACGCGCTGACGGTGTGGCGCGGGCACGCGGTCTCGCCCTACGGGCTGGTGTGGCCTCGGGACGATGGCTCACCGCGATCGGCGGAGTTCGACCGGAGACAGTGGTACGAGATCGCCGAGCAGGCGAAGGTCCTCGTGACGCTGCCCGACGGTCGAACGCGGCTCCCACTGCTGTACGAAGCGCGCCATACCGCCGCCACGCTGCTGCTCGCCAACGGGATCGACGAGACCACGATCAAGGCGATCCTCGGCCATTCCTCCGTGCTGAGCACGCAGTCCTACCTGCACACCGATAAGACGCGAACCCGTGCGGCGCTCGCGACATCCGCTCGGACACTGGGGCTGGGCGGGTAG
- a CDS encoding class I SAM-dependent DNA methyltransferase, translated as MKTLEQTVARHRDEWKSRSLEQQRLEIENNEAVAKLYGLEDEVPSYVPLERVSLTNNSAFRWPSKTPQERDALFAQSAIIDLISYAGGCMFGRYSLDEPGLILADQGSTLDDYLARIPNPTFLPDKDNVIPIVDGDDWFEDDIVDRFRVFLRTVFGEQHLEENLRFVTASLGVKRLRDYFVKSFYKDHVQRYKKRPIYWLFSSPKGSFNALIYMHRYTPSTVSTVLTYLREYVTKLESALQQAERSGNAKEADRLRKILVELNEYEYATLFPKASENVVIDLDDGVRANYPKFGAALKKIPGLEASQ; from the coding sequence TTGAAGACGCTTGAACAGACAGTCGCGCGGCACCGCGACGAGTGGAAGTCGCGGTCACTCGAACAGCAGCGGCTGGAGATCGAGAACAATGAGGCAGTCGCGAAGCTCTACGGACTCGAAGATGAGGTCCCTTCCTACGTTCCGCTGGAACGCGTGTCGCTGACGAACAACTCCGCGTTCCGCTGGCCGAGCAAGACGCCACAGGAGAGGGACGCACTGTTCGCACAGTCCGCGATCATCGATCTCATCTCGTACGCCGGCGGCTGTATGTTCGGGCGCTACAGCCTGGATGAGCCGGGGTTGATTCTCGCCGACCAGGGATCCACTCTCGACGACTATCTCGCTCGGATCCCGAACCCAACGTTCCTGCCCGACAAGGACAACGTCATCCCGATCGTCGATGGCGATGACTGGTTTGAAGATGACATCGTGGATCGGTTCCGGGTCTTCCTCCGCACGGTGTTCGGCGAGCAGCACTTAGAGGAGAACCTGCGGTTCGTGACCGCATCGCTTGGCGTGAAGAGACTGCGCGACTATTTCGTGAAGTCCTTCTACAAGGATCATGTACAGCGTTACAAGAAGCGCCCGATCTACTGGCTGTTCTCCAGCCCCAAGGGCTCGTTCAACGCCCTGATCTACATGCACCGCTACACGCCCTCGACCGTCTCGACGGTGCTCACCTACCTGCGTGAGTACGTGACCAAGCTGGAATCGGCCCTTCAGCAGGCCGAGCGCTCAGGCAATGCGAAGGAGGCGGATCGGCTGCGCAAGATCCTCGTCGAGTTGAACGAATACGAATACGCCACCCTCTTCCCGAAGGCATCGGAGAACGTCGTGATCGACCTCGACGATGGCGTCAGGGCCAACTATCCGAAGTTCGGCGCAGCGCTCAAGAAGATCCCGGGCCTGGAGGCATCCCAGTGA
- a CDS encoding RNA-binding domain-containing protein translates to MADLLALDAAGRATAPEGKTREYKRDLSSPAKPLRTIVAFANSAGGQLVIGVADDGTVSGVADPLAEEERLSSLIADSIEPQLVPAIDLVTVDGATVLVVEVPLSTRRPHYMKAQGIDGGVYVRLGSTTRRADPALVAELERTARGVAFEDLPELRASLADLDLALLSDLRGRRTTPTDLVALGLAVAEGETAVPTNAGVLAACPDPTRFIPSAWVQCGRLRGPQGIDIFDQLEIHEPLPQAAGEVMAFLTKHAYKTGVFGQARRNDVYSIPLKAIREVVVNALVHASYAERGTPIRVGFYDSRIVIESPGGLVSGMTVGMMRGVSRLRNPSLARIFRDAGLIEQWGSGLNRVYDEIAAAGLPEPDIEEIVDRVRVTIYIDDHSMRPQSNEGDTYTRSKDRRHVGRYDVGMLSAAVDGPVHRDVLLEAVGLKPLSQNYTRHVVPLLEAGLLVMTVPDKPRSKAQRYRITPAGWDFLEGSK, encoded by the coding sequence ATGGCCGATCTCCTCGCCTTGGATGCGGCAGGACGGGCGACTGCTCCCGAGGGGAAGACGCGCGAGTACAAGCGGGATCTATCCTCGCCGGCGAAGCCGCTGCGCACCATCGTCGCCTTCGCGAACTCCGCTGGCGGGCAATTGGTCATTGGCGTCGCCGATGACGGCACAGTCAGCGGGGTGGCCGATCCGCTCGCCGAGGAGGAGCGACTCTCCAGCCTGATCGCGGACAGCATCGAACCCCAGCTCGTTCCTGCCATCGACCTCGTCACCGTCGACGGTGCGACCGTACTCGTCGTCGAGGTTCCCTTGAGCACGCGGCGGCCACACTACATGAAGGCGCAGGGGATCGACGGTGGGGTGTACGTACGCCTCGGGTCGACGACCCGCCGAGCGGATCCCGCGCTGGTCGCCGAACTGGAGCGGACTGCGCGGGGCGTCGCGTTTGAAGATCTCCCTGAGCTGCGGGCATCGCTCGCAGACCTCGACCTCGCCCTTCTCAGTGACCTCCGCGGGCGCAGGACCACGCCGACAGACCTCGTCGCGTTAGGTCTGGCAGTCGCTGAGGGGGAGACAGCCGTTCCTACCAATGCCGGAGTCCTCGCCGCATGCCCTGATCCGACACGGTTTATCCCCTCTGCCTGGGTGCAGTGTGGCCGACTCCGCGGTCCGCAGGGCATTGACATCTTCGATCAGCTCGAGATCCATGAGCCGCTGCCGCAAGCGGCCGGCGAGGTGATGGCCTTCCTGACCAAGCATGCGTACAAGACAGGAGTGTTCGGTCAGGCGCGGCGCAACGATGTCTACTCGATCCCGCTGAAAGCGATACGAGAGGTGGTCGTCAACGCACTCGTCCACGCGAGTTACGCGGAGCGTGGCACTCCGATCCGCGTCGGCTTCTACGACAGCCGGATCGTCATCGAGAGCCCCGGCGGACTCGTGTCGGGTATGACGGTGGGGATGATGCGGGGGGTGTCGCGACTCCGCAACCCGTCCTTGGCACGCATCTTCCGAGACGCCGGGCTCATCGAGCAGTGGGGAAGCGGACTTAACCGCGTCTACGACGAGATTGCCGCGGCAGGTCTTCCCGAACCGGACATCGAGGAGATCGTAGACCGGGTCCGCGTCACCATCTACATCGACGATCATTCGATGCGCCCGCAATCGAACGAGGGAGATACCTACACGCGTAGCAAAGATCGTAGGCATGTTGGTAGGTATGATGTGGGGATGTTGAGTGCAGCGGTCGACGGCCCCGTACACCGCGATGTCCTGCTCGAAGCCGTCGGACTCAAGCCGTTGTCGCAGAACTACACGAGGCACGTTGTGCCGCTCCTAGAAGCGGGGTTGTTAGTGATGACGGTTCCCGACAAGCCACGCAGCAAGGCGCAGCGGTATCGGATCACTCCCGCTGGGTGGGATTTTCTGGAGGGCTCGAAGTGA